A stretch of Ectothiorhodospiraceae bacterium BW-2 DNA encodes these proteins:
- the potA gene encoding spermidine/putrescine ABC transporter ATP-binding protein PotA yields MDAAFLQLERLTKRYGRHTVVSDFSLTVDQGEFLTLLGPSGCGKTTILRLIAGLERADGGEIRLRGESVTMLAAEHRPFNTVFQSYALFPHMTLFDNVAFGLKMAGVAAAERQARVEEALALVRLEQMAQRHPHQLSGGQQQRVAIARAVVNRPAMLLLDESLSALDHKLRQQMQIELKQLQRKLGITFLFVTHDQEEALSMSDRIVVMREGRIEQSGTPREIYETPLNRFVAGFIGESNLLPATILEPIAGGYLASIEGQVWPLQSPHKLSSGARVEVLLRPEDLRIETIEEYQGEGLYLSGTIVERNYRGKTLDSLIRLASGTEITASEFFDEEDPDFDYRLNQPVAVNWVPGWEVVLIDES; encoded by the coding sequence GTGGACGCCGCTTTTTTGCAACTTGAACGATTGACTAAGCGCTATGGTCGCCACACTGTGGTGAGTGACTTCTCTTTAACGGTTGATCAGGGGGAGTTTTTAACCCTGCTCGGCCCCTCCGGTTGCGGTAAAACCACGATTTTACGCCTAATCGCGGGGCTAGAGAGGGCCGATGGGGGCGAGATACGGTTACGAGGAGAGTCGGTGACGATGCTAGCCGCTGAGCATCGGCCATTTAATACCGTCTTTCAAAGTTATGCGCTCTTCCCCCATATGACCCTCTTTGACAATGTCGCCTTTGGGCTTAAGATGGCCGGCGTGGCAGCGGCGGAGCGCCAAGCTAGAGTGGAGGAGGCGCTGGCGCTGGTGCGGCTAGAGCAGATGGCGCAGCGGCATCCCCATCAGCTATCGGGGGGGCAGCAGCAGCGGGTGGCAATCGCTAGGGCGGTGGTTAATCGCCCCGCGATGCTGCTACTCGATGAGTCGTTAAGTGCGCTTGATCATAAACTGCGGCAGCAGATGCAGATTGAGCTAAAACAGCTACAGCGTAAACTGGGGATTACCTTTTTGTTTGTGACCCATGATCAGGAGGAGGCGCTGTCGATGTCAGATCGCATCGTGGTGATGCGAGAGGGGCGGATCGAGCAGAGCGGCACCCCGCGTGAGATCTACGAAACCCCGCTTAACCGCTTTGTGGCCGGTTTTATCGGTGAGAGCAATCTGCTGCCGGCTACGATTCTCGAACCGATAGCGGGTGGCTATCTCGCCTCTATTGAGGGGCAGGTGTGGCCGCTGCAGAGCCCTCACAAGCTTAGCTCGGGGGCGCGGGTGGAGGTGCTGTTGCGCCCCGAAGATCTGCGTATTGAGACGATAGAGGAGTATCAGGGGGAGGGGCTCTATCTGAGCGGTACGATAGTGGAGCGAAACTACCGTGGTAAGACGCTCGATTCGCTCATTCGCCTCGCCTCTGGGACTGAAATTACCGCCTCAGAGTTTTTTGATGAGGAGGATCCCGATTTCGACTATCGGCTCAATCAGCCGGTGGCGGTCAATTGGGTGCCGGGGTGGGAGGTGGTTCTGATCGATGAGAGTTAG
- a CDS encoding competence protein ComFB: protein MNFDEIHNYYEQLVINYLVETAIQEHQLTDSDLIVDVACIALNRLPARYIRHDVDMAFFLTSHERLQMQHRVIQEIKTAITQVKARHAEDDLV, encoded by the coding sequence ATGAATTTTGATGAAATTCACAACTACTATGAGCAGCTGGTGATCAACTATCTAGTTGAGACTGCCATTCAAGAGCACCAGCTTACCGACTCAGATTTGATAGTCGATGTTGCCTGTATTGCCCTTAACCGTCTGCCGGCGCGCTATATTCGCCACGATGTCGATATGGCCTTTTTTCTGACTAGCCACGAACGGCTACAGATGCAGCATCGGGTCATTCAGGAGATTAAAACGGCCATCACACAGGTCAAGGCGCGTCACGCAGAGGATGACCTCGTATGA
- a CDS encoding glutamine--tRNA ligase/YqeY domain fusion protein, producing the protein MNSTDTVVARNFIRQIIDNDLAQGRHQQIVTRFPPEPNGYLHIGHAKSICLNFGIARDYQGQCNLRFDDTNPAKEDQEFVESIQEDIRWLGFEWGEHRYYASNYFEQLYQFALELIDKGLAYVCDQTGEQMRHYRGTLTEPGQNSPYRDRSVAENRALFEQMRAGAFADGSRVLRAKIDMASPNINLRDPTLYRIRHGVIHHQTGSEWCLYPMYDYTHPISDALEGVTHSLCTLEFEDHRPLYDWVLNHITVPCHPRQIEFARLNLQYTVVSKRKLTQLVSEGHVDGWSDPRMPTLAGLRRRGYTPSSIRTFCDRIGVAKADNSVEMELLESTLRDDLNPIAPRRMAVLKPLKLVLTNYPDGEVEWLTAANHPQNEALGSRQIPWGREIWIDREDFMEVKPNKKFKRLVSGGEVRLRYGYVICCDEVIKDEHGEIIELRCRYDPATLGKNPADRKVAGVIHWVSVAHAVTAEVRLYDRLFARPNPDQVAEGGSFLDAINPDSLQKLASCYLEPSLAELSIGEVVQFEREGYFCRDSRHNERQVWNRTVTLRDSWAKMSGVGEPSLG; encoded by the coding sequence ATGAACTCAACTGACACTGTGGTGGCGCGGAACTTTATTCGCCAAATTATCGATAACGATCTAGCACAGGGGAGGCATCAGCAGATTGTTACCCGCTTCCCGCCGGAGCCCAATGGCTACCTCCATATTGGCCACGCTAAATCGATCTGTCTTAACTTTGGTATCGCCCGCGACTACCAAGGGCAGTGTAACCTGCGCTTCGATGATACCAATCCAGCCAAAGAGGATCAGGAGTTTGTCGAATCGATTCAGGAGGATATTCGCTGGCTCGGCTTTGAGTGGGGCGAGCACCGCTACTATGCCTCCAACTACTTTGAACAGCTCTATCAATTTGCACTGGAGCTTATCGATAAGGGGCTCGCCTATGTCTGTGATCAGACGGGGGAGCAGATGCGCCACTATCGGGGCACCCTAACCGAGCCGGGCCAAAATAGCCCCTATCGCGACCGCTCTGTGGCAGAGAACAGAGCGCTGTTTGAGCAGATGCGAGCCGGTGCCTTTGCGGATGGCAGCCGCGTCTTGCGGGCTAAAATTGATATGGCCTCCCCCAATATCAATCTACGAGATCCGACCCTCTATCGGATTCGTCACGGGGTCATTCACCATCAGACTGGTAGTGAGTGGTGTCTCTATCCGATGTACGACTATACCCACCCCATTTCGGATGCCTTAGAGGGGGTGACCCACTCGCTCTGCACGCTGGAGTTTGAAGATCACCGCCCGCTCTACGACTGGGTGCTCAATCACATCACGGTGCCCTGCCACCCGCGTCAAATTGAGTTCGCCCGCCTTAATCTGCAATATACCGTGGTTAGCAAACGCAAGTTGACCCAACTGGTGAGCGAGGGTCATGTCGATGGCTGGAGTGATCCCCGTATGCCGACACTAGCCGGTCTGCGTCGTCGTGGCTATACCCCAAGCTCCATTCGCACCTTTTGTGACCGCATCGGGGTGGCTAAGGCCGATAATTCGGTCGAGATGGAGCTACTGGAGAGTACCTTGCGCGATGATCTCAATCCGATCGCCCCAAGACGGATGGCGGTCTTAAAGCCGCTCAAGCTGGTGCTGACGAACTATCCCGACGGCGAGGTGGAGTGGCTAACGGCCGCTAACCACCCCCAAAACGAGGCGCTAGGGAGTCGGCAGATTCCGTGGGGGCGTGAAATATGGATTGATCGCGAGGACTTTATGGAGGTCAAACCGAACAAAAAGTTCAAGCGACTTGTCAGCGGCGGCGAGGTACGGCTCCGTTACGGCTATGTCATCTGCTGTGATGAGGTGATAAAAGATGAGCATGGCGAGATTATTGAGCTGCGCTGTCGCTACGATCCTGCGACTTTAGGTAAAAACCCAGCGGATCGAAAGGTCGCGGGGGTGATCCACTGGGTCTCGGTAGCGCATGCCGTGACGGCGGAGGTGCGGCTCTATGATCGCCTCTTTGCCCGACCTAATCCCGATCAGGTGGCTGAGGGGGGGAGCTTTCTCGATGCGATTAATCCCGATTCACTACAAAAATTAGCCTCATGCTACCTAGAGCCCTCTCTAGCAGAGCTCTCTATCGGCGAGGTGGTTCAGTTTGAGCGCGAGGGT
- the apaG gene encoding Co2+/Mg2+ efflux protein ApaG: protein MSPQQHPINHIDIKVSTHYLAEQSDPANMQYVFSYTITLTNRGTIAAQLLSRHWRITDGNNQLQEVFGEGVVGEQPYLQPKESYQYTSGAILETPYGTMEGSYQMINDLQQRFDAPIAMFALSCPNLLH from the coding sequence ATGAGTCCTCAGCAGCACCCCATTAACCACATCGATATTAAAGTCTCCACTCACTATTTAGCCGAACAGTCCGATCCTGCCAATATGCAATATGTCTTCAGCTATACCATTACCCTCACCAATCGGGGCACTATCGCCGCCCAGCTCTTAAGCCGCCACTGGCGTATTACCGATGGCAATAACCAGCTACAGGAGGTCTTTGGCGAGGGGGTTGTCGGCGAGCAGCCCTATCTCCAGCCGAAAGAGAGCTACCAATATACTAGCGGGGCGATATTAGAGACCCCCTACGGTACCATGGAGGGGAGCTATCAGATGATTAACGATCTACAGCAGCGTTTTGATGCCCCAATTGCGATGTTTGCCCTTAGCTGCCCCAACCTACTCCATTAA
- a CDS encoding 3-deoxy-manno-octulosonate cytidylyltransferase — MKIPFRVIIPARYLSSRLPGKPLLDIGGQTMLERVYRQAIASGATSVAIATDDDRIGAAMRILGATVVMTSVKHQSGTDRIAEAAKKLQLRDNAIVVNVQGDEPLIPPALIRQCAELLHRQSGAVVATLATPIVTAGELQDPNVVKVVVRGDGMALYFSRAVVPWRREAFAANGVKPDTALPHLRHLGIYAYRVGFLKRFSALSPAAIEQAEALEQLRILWHGEQIAVTKAIEAPPPGVDTEADLEQVRRVVARS, encoded by the coding sequence TTGAAGATCCCCTTTCGGGTTATTATTCCGGCACGATATCTCTCTAGCCGTCTGCCGGGCAAGCCGCTACTCGATATCGGTGGCCAGACGATGCTGGAGCGAGTCTATCGTCAGGCGATCGCTAGTGGTGCCACCTCGGTCGCGATCGCTACCGATGATGATAGGATTGGTGCCGCCATGCGAATTTTAGGCGCCACCGTGGTGATGACCTCTGTGAAACACCAAAGTGGCACGGATCGTATCGCTGAGGCGGCAAAAAAGTTACAGCTACGAGATAATGCGATTGTGGTCAATGTGCAGGGAGATGAGCCACTCATTCCTCCGGCGCTCATTCGCCAGTGCGCCGAGCTGCTCCATCGTCAGAGTGGGGCGGTGGTGGCGACGCTGGCCACCCCCATCGTTACCGCCGGGGAGCTACAAGATCCCAATGTGGTTAAGGTGGTAGTCCGTGGCGATGGTATGGCGCTCTACTTTAGCCGAGCGGTGGTGCCGTGGCGGCGAGAGGCCTTTGCCGCCAACGGCGTGAAGCCCGATACCGCGCTACCCCACCTGCGCCACTTAGGCATTTACGCCTACCGAGTCGGCTTTTTGAAGCGCTTCTCTGCGCTCTCACCGGCGGCGATTGAGCAGGCTGAAGCGTTAGAACAGTTACGCATTTTATGGCACGGTGAGCAGATTGCGGTCACTAAAGCGATCGAAGCGCCACCGCCGGGGGTCGATACCGAAGCCGATTTAGAGCAGGTACGACGAGTGGTGGCACGAAGCTAA
- the rpoD gene encoding RNA polymerase sigma factor RpoD: MLEQQTSQIKLLIARGKEQGYLTYSEVNDHLPGDIVEPEQIEDIIGMINDMGITVHEVAPDADSLILADNSVNDDDDAAEEAAAALAAVDSEFGRTTDPVRMYMREMGAVELLTREGEIAIAKRIEEGTRQVHIALSSQPICIAELIKLYQTLEPGDNKVLDLISGFTTLQLEEEAIEESDSEESSNDKKGALEVEEDDDSAIKEAALDLHEVHQKMVALEAIYSRLMEECKKSAVSGQRPEAMLRQLSEQFLELKLTPRVIDTLINLVRTNINNIRTVERKIMAICVNQGGMRKQHFVNAFTNNETNLDWFDALLAANETYRTRLEPQRDNIVMLQEKLRGMEKNCGMTINHVKEINRQMSIGEAKARRAKKEMIEANLRLVISIAKKYTNRGLQFLDLIQEGNIGLMKAVDKFEYRRGYKFSTYATWWIRQAITRSIADQARTIRIPVHMIETINKLNRISRQMLQEMGREPTPEELAVRMDIPEDKIRKVLKIAKEPISMETPIGDDEDSHLGDFIEDNNALSPIDAATIEGLKESTQLVLEGLTARESKVLRMRFGIDMNTDHTLEEVGKQFDVTRERIRQIEAKALRKLRHPSRAEHLRTFLDQD; the protein is encoded by the coding sequence ATGCTGGAACAACAGACCTCCCAAATCAAGCTTCTTATTGCCCGCGGCAAAGAGCAGGGCTATCTCACCTACTCTGAAGTTAACGATCACCTCCCCGGTGATATCGTTGAACCGGAACAGATTGAAGATATTATCGGCATGATTAACGACATGGGCATTACTGTCCATGAGGTCGCCCCCGATGCTGACAGCCTGATTCTGGCCGACAACTCGGTTAACGATGACGACGACGCAGCAGAAGAGGCTGCCGCCGCCCTCGCCGCCGTTGACAGCGAGTTCGGTCGCACCACCGATCCGGTACGAATGTATATGCGTGAAATGGGCGCCGTTGAACTATTGACCCGTGAAGGGGAGATAGCCATCGCTAAGCGCATCGAAGAGGGGACTCGCCAAGTCCATATCGCCCTCAGCAGCCAACCTATCTGTATTGCTGAACTGATTAAGCTCTACCAGACACTCGAACCGGGAGATAACAAGGTACTCGATCTCATCTCCGGTTTTACCACCTTGCAACTAGAGGAGGAGGCAATCGAAGAGAGCGACTCAGAAGAGAGTAGCAACGACAAAAAGGGAGCGCTTGAGGTCGAAGAGGATGACGATAGCGCTATCAAAGAGGCGGCTCTCGATCTACATGAAGTGCACCAAAAGATGGTCGCGCTAGAGGCTATCTATAGCCGCCTCATGGAGGAGTGCAAAAAGAGTGCCGTCAGCGGCCAACGACCAGAAGCGATGCTGCGCCAACTGAGTGAGCAGTTTCTGGAGCTAAAACTCACTCCCCGCGTGATCGATACCCTGATTAACCTAGTTCGCACCAACATTAACAATATCCGCACCGTAGAGCGCAAGATTATGGCCATTTGCGTCAATCAGGGCGGTATGCGCAAACAGCACTTTGTCAACGCCTTTACCAACAACGAGACCAACCTCGACTGGTTCGATGCCCTGTTAGCGGCAAATGAGACCTATCGCACTCGTCTCGAACCGCAGCGCGACAATATCGTTATGCTACAAGAGAAGCTGCGCGGTATGGAGAAGAACTGCGGCATGACCATTAACCATGTTAAAGAGATTAACCGTCAGATGTCGATAGGTGAGGCGAAGGCGCGGCGAGCTAAAAAAGAGATGATCGAAGCCAATCTGCGGCTGGTGATCTCAATCGCCAAAAAGTACACCAACCGCGGACTACAGTTTCTCGACCTCATTCAGGAGGGTAACATCGGCCTGATGAAGGCGGTCGATAAGTTTGAGTATCGTCGCGGCTACAAATTCTCCACCTACGCCACCTGGTGGATTCGTCAAGCGATTACCCGCTCGATTGCCGATCAGGCGCGCACCATTCGGATTCCGGTCCACATGATTGAGACGATTAATAAACTCAACCGTATCTCCCGTCAGATGTTGCAGGAGATGGGTCGTGAACCGACGCCAGAGGAGTTGGCGGTTAGAATGGATATACCAGAGGATAAGATTCGCAAGGTGCTCAAAATCGCCAAAGAGCCGATCTCAATGGAGACCCCAATAGGCGATGATGAAGATTCACATCTAGGCGACTTTATCGAGGATAATAACGCCCTCTCCCCCATTGATGCGGCAACGATTGAGGGGCTAAAAGAGAGCACCCAATTGGTGCTTGAGGGGCTAACGGCCAGAGAGTCAAAGGTACTGAGAATGCGCTTTGGCATCGATATGAACACCGACCACACCCTCGAAGAGGTCGGCAAACAGTTTGATGTCACCCGGGAGCGGATTCGCCAAATTGAGGCCAAAGCGCTGCGCAAACTGCGCCATCCGAGTCGGGCGGAGCACCTGAGAACCTTTCTCGATCAAGATTAG
- a CDS encoding tetraacyldisaccharide 4'-kinase, with protein MIRIERLWYRSSLHPLLWPLLPLSWLFRILVAIRRCYYRFRPSAPLPLPVIIVGNISVGGSGKTPLVAQLVQKLTQSGWRVGIVSRGYGGKGGEAIQRVSADSDPALVGDEPRLLAELCAVPLVVGRDRRQAALYLWRHFEVDLVISDDGLQHYRLPRDMELVVVDGERRFGNGHLLPVGPLREPPARLKEADMVICHRGAAAAGEWPMVSGLADVVNLVSGETRTLAAFRRRRVHAVAAIGYPQRFFVALEEAGLIVESHPFADHHPFIEDDLAFNDSLPVLMTAKDGVKCRSFASDNWWVVALESALPEPFWEALKQQLARVRR; from the coding sequence GTGATCCGAATAGAGCGGTTATGGTATCGCTCCTCGCTCCACCCGCTACTGTGGCCGCTGTTACCACTGTCGTGGCTGTTTCGAATACTGGTGGCGATACGGCGCTGCTACTACCGCTTTCGGCCCTCGGCCCCCCTACCGCTGCCGGTGATCATTGTAGGTAATATCAGCGTGGGGGGGAGTGGCAAAACCCCACTGGTCGCCCAGTTAGTACAGAAGCTTACCCAGTCGGGCTGGCGGGTGGGTATCGTCAGTCGTGGTTATGGTGGCAAGGGGGGCGAGGCTATCCAGCGGGTGAGTGCCGACTCCGATCCGGCTCTGGTCGGCGACGAGCCGCGGCTGCTGGCCGAATTATGCGCTGTGCCGCTAGTGGTGGGGAGAGATCGACGACAGGCGGCTCTCTACCTATGGCGCCATTTTGAGGTTGATCTAGTCATTAGCGATGATGGCCTACAGCACTATCGACTCCCTCGTGATATGGAGCTCGTGGTGGTGGATGGCGAACGCCGGTTCGGTAATGGCCATCTGTTGCCGGTCGGGCCGCTACGGGAGCCCCCCGCGCGGCTAAAAGAGGCCGATATGGTGATCTGTCACCGAGGGGCGGCGGCGGCGGGGGAGTGGCCGATGGTGTCGGGTTTGGCCGATGTGGTGAATTTAGTCAGTGGCGAGACTCGAACGCTCGCCGCCTTTAGGCGGCGACGGGTACACGCTGTGGCGGCTATCGGCTATCCGCAGCGCTTTTTTGTCGCGCTTGAGGAGGCGGGCCTGATCGTCGAGTCGCACCCCTTTGCCGACCACCACCCCTTTATTGAGGACGATTTGGCATTTAATGACTCGTTGCCGGTATTAATGACCGCTAAAGATGGCGTAAAATGTCGCTCCTTTGCCTCTGATAACTGGTGGGTAGTGGCGCTAGAGTCGGCGTTACCCGAGCCATTTTGGGAGGCGTTAAAGCAACAACTAGCGCGTGTACGGAGGTGA
- the potC gene encoding spermidine/putrescine ABC transporter permease PotC yields MVAIFRIGWASGLFFILYLPIALLMINSFNSSRYGFSWQGFSWKWYQKLWENDALLQATLNSLTIASLSASLATLIGLLTAILLYRYRFWGERGVTGTLFILLVTPDIVMAISFLAIFMLLEIELGFWSLLIAHTTFSLPFVAVTLYARLQGFDPALIEAARDLGAAETTILGRIILPLLLPALASGWLLAFTLSMDDVIVSSFVTGPGYEILPLKVYSMVKVGVSPEVNAISTLLLLASVILVIVAQLLLRLYRRA; encoded by the coding sequence ATAGTGGCCATTTTTAGGATAGGGTGGGCGAGTGGGCTCTTTTTTATCCTCTATCTGCCGATTGCGCTGCTCATGATTAACTCATTTAATAGCTCCCGCTACGGCTTTAGCTGGCAAGGGTTTAGTTGGAAGTGGTACCAGAAGCTGTGGGAGAACGATGCCCTACTGCAGGCGACGCTCAACTCATTGACGATCGCCTCACTGTCGGCCTCGCTAGCGACCTTGATTGGGTTGCTAACGGCGATTTTGCTCTATCGTTACCGCTTTTGGGGGGAGCGGGGGGTGACGGGGACGCTGTTTATATTGCTCGTTACCCCCGATATTGTGATGGCGATCTCCTTTTTGGCGATCTTTATGCTGCTAGAAATTGAACTCGGTTTTTGGTCACTGCTCATCGCCCACACCACCTTCTCGCTCCCCTTTGTCGCGGTGACTCTCTACGCTCGACTACAGGGATTCGATCCGGCTCTCATTGAGGCGGCGCGAGATTTGGGGGCGGCCGAGACGACTATTTTAGGGCGAATTATTCTGCCACTGTTACTACCGGCACTCGCCTCCGGTTGGCTACTCGCCTTTACGCTGTCGATGGATGATGTCATTGTCAGCTCCTTTGTCACCGGGCCTGGGTATGAGATTCTGCCACTGAAGGTCTATTCTATGGTCAAGGTGGGGGTGTCGCCGGAGGTTAACGCTATCTCCACCCTGCTGCTGCTCGCCTCGGTGATTTTAGTTATCGTCGCGCAGCTACTGTTACGCCTCTATCGTAGAGCGTAA
- a CDS encoding symmetrical bis(5'-nucleosyl)-tetraphosphatase, whose translation MAIYAIGDIQGCYNELNRLLEQLKFDQAADTLWFAGDLVNRGPDSLQVLRLVHSLGEAAVTVLGNHDFHLLAQWQQVTEQFTPSPLLQAVLEAPDCELLLQWLRRRPLLHHDARLGYTLVHAGLAPPWSLDRAAALAQEVAQQLRSDSFADLLHHLYGNEPRYWSESLSGWERLRFIVNALTRIRFCDHQGGLDFKQKVGIRSHHPDLLPWFSHPQRRSATERVIFGHWSTLKLYRHHHVYGIDTGCLWGGELTAMRLDTPQPQFIRLQCQGAVNPSNYLPDSS comes from the coding sequence ATGGCCATCTACGCTATTGGCGATATCCAAGGCTGCTACAATGAGCTCAACCGACTCTTAGAGCAGCTAAAATTTGACCAAGCGGCCGACACCCTCTGGTTTGCCGGCGACTTGGTTAATCGCGGCCCCGATTCGCTGCAAGTACTGCGCCTAGTCCACTCACTAGGAGAGGCCGCGGTCACAGTGCTCGGCAACCACGACTTCCACCTACTCGCGCAGTGGCAACAGGTGACAGAGCAGTTCACCCCCTCCCCCTTACTCCAAGCGGTGCTTGAGGCTCCCGACTGCGAGCTGCTGCTACAGTGGCTACGCCGCCGCCCCCTGCTCCACCACGATGCCAGACTCGGCTATACCCTCGTCCACGCCGGCCTAGCACCGCCGTGGAGTCTTGACCGAGCCGCCGCGCTCGCACAGGAGGTAGCGCAGCAGCTTCGTTCAGATAGTTTCGCCGATCTGCTGCACCACCTCTACGGCAACGAGCCGCGCTACTGGAGCGAGAGTCTCAGCGGCTGGGAGCGACTCCGATTTATCGTCAATGCGCTGACCCGAATCCGTTTTTGCGATCATCAAGGGGGGCTCGATTTTAAACAAAAAGTCGGCATTAGGAGCCACCATCCCGATCTTCTCCCTTGGTTTAGCCACCCGCAGCGCCGCTCTGCAACAGAGAGAGTTATCTTTGGCCACTGGTCAACCCTTAAACTCTATCGTCACCATCATGTCTATGGTATCGATACCGGCTGCCTCTGGGGAGGGGAGCTAACCGCCATGCGACTCGATACACCGCAACCCCAATTTATCCGGCTACAGTGCCAAGGCGCAGTCAATCCTAGCAACTATCTACCCGATAGCTCTTGA
- a CDS encoding Trm112 family protein, with protein MDMKLLEILVCPICKGKLSYQKRAQELICKVDRLAYPIRDDIPVMLVDEARQLPADEEVA; from the coding sequence GTGGATATGAAGCTGTTAGAGATTTTAGTCTGCCCTATCTGTAAGGGGAAGTTAAGCTATCAAAAAAGGGCGCAGGAGCTGATCTGTAAAGTCGATCGACTCGCCTATCCGATTCGGGACGACATTCCGGTTATGCTAGTCGATGAGGCGCGGCAGCTCCCCGCCGATGAAGAGGTGGCGTAG
- the potB gene encoding spermidine/putrescine ABC transporter permease PotB, whose translation MRVSFRGVTLTLVVGWLVLFALLPNLLVIGSSLLNRSVESFVAWPPTLEAYRRLFDPIYWEILLHSLKLAAMATVIALLLGYPLAVVMARAGRRWQLWLLLLLILPFWTNSLVRVYAIKSILGTRGLINTTLLDLGLIEQPLNLLYTEFAVVFGLVYVLFPFMVLPLYASLERLDPRLLEAGRDLGANALQRLWRITLPLTLPGIIAGSLMVFLPAMGMFYIADLLGGAKNMLLGSVIKNQFLSSNDWPLGSALSVALMVMLGGMLWLYWRAVRYSRTKGGLDSGHF comes from the coding sequence ATGAGAGTTAGTTTTCGTGGTGTGACGCTAACGCTGGTGGTCGGCTGGTTAGTGCTATTTGCGCTGCTCCCTAACCTACTGGTTATCGGTAGTAGTCTGCTTAACCGTTCGGTGGAGAGCTTTGTCGCGTGGCCGCCGACGCTAGAGGCGTATCGGCGGCTGTTTGATCCAATCTATTGGGAGATTCTACTCCACTCGCTCAAGCTGGCGGCAATGGCAACGGTGATTGCGCTGCTGCTAGGCTATCCTCTGGCGGTGGTGATGGCGCGAGCGGGGCGGCGCTGGCAGCTATGGCTGCTCTTGCTGCTGATTTTGCCCTTTTGGACGAACTCTTTAGTGAGGGTCTATGCGATTAAGTCGATTTTAGGCACTCGCGGGTTAATTAATACGACATTGCTCGATTTAGGGTTAATTGAACAGCCGTTAAATCTACTCTATACCGAGTTTGCGGTCGTTTTTGGGCTGGTCTATGTGCTGTTCCCCTTTATGGTGCTGCCGCTCTACGCCTCGCTTGAGCGACTCGATCCGCGACTGTTGGAGGCTGGACGCGACTTAGGGGCTAACGCGCTACAGCGGCTGTGGCGGATTACCCTACCGCTGACGCTGCCGGGGATTATCGCCGGATCGCTCATGGTCTTTCTGCCGGCGATGGGAATGTTCTATATCGCTGATCTGTTGGGGGGAGCTAAAAATATGTTGCTAGGGAGTGTGATTAAAAATCAGTTTCTCTCTAGTAACGACTGGCCGTTAGGCAGTGCGCTTAGTGTGGCGCTGATGGTGATGCTGGGGGGGATGTTATGGCTCTACTGGCGGGCGGTGCGTTACAGTCGGACGAAAGGGGGGCTCGATAGTGGCCATTTTTAG